In Bos javanicus breed banteng chromosome 2, ARS-OSU_banteng_1.0, whole genome shotgun sequence, the following proteins share a genomic window:
- the GPBAR1 gene encoding G-protein coupled bile acid receptor 1 — translation MTSNSTREVPSPVPAGALGLSLALASLIVAANLLLAVGIAGDRRLRSPPSGCFFLSLLLAGLLTGLALPALPVLWSQSRRGYWSCLFLYLAPNFCFLSLLANLLLVHGERYMAVLRPLRPRGSMRLALLLTWAAPLLFASLPALGWNHWAPGGNCSSQAVFPAPYLYLEIYGLLLPAVGAAALLSVRVLVTAHRQLQDIRRLERAVCRGAPSALARALTWRQARAQAGATLLFGLCWGPYVATLLLSVLAFEQRPPLGPGTLLSLISLGSASAAAVPVAMGLGDQRYTGPWRVAAQKWLRMLRGRPQSSPGPSTAYHTSSQSSVDLDLN, via the coding sequence ATGACATCCAACAGCACCAGGGAGGTGCCCAGCCCCGTTcctgcaggggccctggggctcTCCCTGGCCCTGGCAAGCCTCATCGTCGCTGCCAACCTGCTCCTGGCCGTGGGTATCGCCGGGGACCGCCGCCTGCGCAGCCCGCCCTCTGGCTGCTTCTTCCTGAGTCTTCTGTTGGCAGGGCTGCTCACGGGGCTGGCGCTGCCCGCGCTGCCCGTCCTATGGAGCCAGAGCCGCCGGGGCTACTGGTCCTGCCTCTTCCTCTACTTGGCTCCCAACTTCTGCTTCCTCTCCCTGCTCGCCAACCTCCTACTGGTGCACGGGGAGCGCTACATGGCCGTGCTGCGGCCCCTGCGGCCCCGTGGGAGCATGCGGCTGGCCCTGCTCCTCACCTGGGCTGCCCCCTTGCTCTTTGCCAGcctgcctgccctgggctggAACCACTGGGCCCCTGGTGGCAACTGCAGCTCCCAGGCCGTCTTCCCAGCCCCCTACCTCTACCTCGAAATCTATGGGCTCCTGCTGCCGGCTGTGGGCGCGGCCGCCCTCCTCTCGGTCCGCGTGCTGGTCACTGCGCACCGCCAGCTGCAGGACATCCGCCGGCTGGAGCGGGCCGTGTGCCGCGGGGCGCCCTCGGCCCTGGCCCGAGCCCTCACCTGGCGGCAGGCCAGGGCGCAGGCCGGGGCCACGTTGCTCTTCGGGCTGTGCTGGGGGCCCTACGTGGCCACCCTGCTGCTCTCTGTCCTGGCCTTTGAGCAGCGCCCGCCACTAGGGCCTGGAACTCTGCTGTCCCTCATCTCACTGGGCAGCGCCAGTGCGGCGGCCGTGCCCGTGGCCATGGGGCTGGGTGATCAGCGCTATACAGGCCCCTGGAGGGTGGCTGCCCAGAAGTGGCTCCGGATGCTGCGGGGCAGACCGCAGAGCAGTCCTGGTCCCAGCACCGCCTACCATACCAGCAGCCAAAGCAGCGTGGACCTTGACTTGAACTAG